Proteins from a single region of Phycisphaeraceae bacterium D3-23:
- the ptsP gene encoding phosphoenolpyruvate--protein phosphotransferase, translating into MQTRKGIPVSPGVAISRAVVLDTDEEAVPRRSMAAELLPAEHDRLANAITASMDELRGLHAETASVLGDQLADIFSFHLGMLADKTLTARMDAVIDSEQVTAEFAVYTVMQDLADQFLGQDNAFFRERVVDIYDLKRRLLHQLVGERASVLDSIDQPAIVVAHDLTPSQTASLDRSKIRGIAIDVGGRTSHTAILAHALGIPAIVGLKDITRRATNGQQVIIDGNRGLVHIEPNADQLLETRQEARELREQAKLLRKLRNEPAITTDGTEIKLLANIEFPEEIPQALDYGATGVGLYRTEFLFMGADHEPTEEEQYEAYATAIKLLDGRPLTIRTLDLGADKVAPSVAQLHDHHEYNPFLGCRSIRLCLQHLDLFRTQLRAILRASALGPIQIMFPLISNIMELRQAKMILGDVREDLEDQGYELGNNVPIGMMMEVPSAALQATAFAKEVDFFSIGTNDLIQYTVAVDRSNERIANLYSGAHPAVLTLVKEIVRAANRSKIGVSLCGEMGGEPEFTMLLLGLGLRTLSISPPAIPEIKQLTRTVGIERCKRVARRAVGYDSDREVYNYLRDEMNKLMPGTFTGRSMNY; encoded by the coding sequence ATGCAGACGCGTAAAGGCATCCCGGTCTCGCCCGGCGTGGCGATCAGCCGTGCCGTCGTCCTCGACACCGACGAGGAGGCCGTCCCGCGCCGTTCGATGGCCGCCGAGCTGCTACCCGCCGAACACGACCGGCTGGCGAACGCGATCACGGCATCGATGGACGAGCTGCGCGGGCTGCACGCCGAGACCGCCAGCGTCCTGGGCGACCAGCTCGCCGACATCTTCTCGTTCCACCTCGGGATGCTCGCGGACAAGACGCTGACGGCGCGGATGGACGCGGTCATCGACAGCGAGCAGGTCACCGCCGAGTTCGCCGTGTACACCGTGATGCAGGACCTGGCGGACCAGTTCCTGGGCCAGGACAACGCGTTTTTCCGCGAGCGGGTCGTCGATATCTACGACCTCAAGCGTCGGCTGCTGCACCAGCTCGTCGGTGAACGCGCGAGCGTGCTGGACTCGATCGACCAGCCCGCGATCGTCGTTGCCCACGACCTGACGCCCAGCCAGACGGCGTCGCTGGACCGGTCCAAGATCCGCGGGATCGCGATCGACGTCGGCGGGCGGACCAGCCACACCGCCATCCTCGCCCACGCCCTGGGCATCCCCGCCATCGTCGGGCTCAAGGACATCACCCGCCGGGCGACCAACGGCCAGCAGGTCATCATCGACGGCAACCGCGGGCTCGTGCACATCGAGCCCAACGCCGACCAGCTCCTCGAAACCCGGCAGGAAGCCCGCGAACTGCGCGAGCAGGCCAAGCTCCTGCGCAAGCTCCGCAACGAGCCAGCGATCACCACCGACGGTACCGAGATCAAGCTGCTCGCCAACATCGAGTTCCCCGAGGAGATCCCGCAGGCGCTCGACTACGGCGCGACCGGCGTCGGGCTCTACCGCACCGAGTTCCTCTTTATGGGTGCCGACCACGAGCCCACCGAGGAAGAGCAGTACGAGGCCTACGCGACCGCGATCAAGCTGCTCGATGGCCGGCCGCTCACGATCCGCACCCTCGACCTTGGGGCCGACAAAGTCGCCCCCAGCGTCGCCCAGCTCCACGACCACCACGAATACAACCCGTTCCTGGGCTGTCGGTCGATCCGGCTGTGTCTGCAGCACCTGGACCTGTTCCGGACCCAGCTAAGAGCGATTCTGCGGGCCTCGGCTCTCGGACCCATCCAGATTATGTTCCCGCTGATTTCCAACATCATGGAGCTTCGCCAGGCCAAGATGATCCTGGGCGATGTCCGGGAAGACCTCGAAGATCAGGGCTATGAGCTGGGAAACAACGTCCCCATCGGCATGATGATGGAGGTGCCCTCGGCCGCACTACAGGCCACAGCCTTCGCGAAGGAAGTGGATTTTTTCTCGATCGGCACCAACGACCTGATCCAGTACACTGTGGCAGTTGACCGATCAAATGAACGGATCGCCAACCTTTACTCAGGAGCGCACCCCGCGGTGCTCACCCTGGTGAAGGAGATCGTCCGGGCCGCGAATCGGTCGAAGATCGGCGTGAGCCTGTGCGGCGAGATGGGCGGCGAGCCGGAGTTTACGATGCTCCTGCTCGGCTTAGGGCTAAGAACCCTCTCGATCTCCCCGCCAGCGATCCCGGAGATCAAACAGCTGACCAGGACGGTCGGCATCGAGCGCTGCAAGCGCGTCGCCCGGCGAGCCGTCGGGTACGACTCAGACAGGGAGGTCTATAATTACCTGCGTGATGAGATGAACAAACTGATGCCCGGGACGTTCACTGGACGTTCCATGAATTACTGA